A part of Pseudoalteromonas arctica A 37-1-2 genomic DNA contains:
- a CDS encoding TonB-dependent receptor, with protein MNHNFTKTFKRSFTAAAVAMTLSAAMPAMADNVNGAIKGTLTTQSGVSLSGATITITDSTKGYSKTLTADANGEFDLKQVPVGKYDITVSQSGFDQAQVKGVVIGVGKTALMEIPLTAGNIERIAVVGGSIRAIDVSVSESSLNISSEELELLPISRSVTSVALLAPGATEGDSRFGDQASFGGASVAENAYYVNGLNMTNFRNGLGGATIPFTAYDSFQVKTGGYSAEFGRTTGGLISSVTKSGSNDFHFGVETIYSSDSLSEQAPNSLYKQNDRCEDTDGHCIGDLYVNNQDDYDNSFETSIYASGAIVEDTLFFYGIYTARDNDYEYGNASQTDLAVEKDDDPYYLARFDWNINEDHQLMLWGFSDKRTYSERTIEDPNGNGNYTEDAGIAYHQRGGESFALRYTGNLTDDLSMSAMYGEVKFSETDYSDYDDCPTGIDADLGEDTTCYVNFNVTENEDKREQLRIDFDWYINDEHSIKFGYDSETNTANAIKTNSGGVYYRYETFSEGGRLPNGYVLPADMKTTRVRDYKSGGEFEVENWAIYIEDQWSVTEDITLTLGLRNDSFTNYNADGDEFVAIDNQIAPRLGGSWDINGDGDSKLFFTAGRYYLPVAANTNIRLAGAETFISTWYEYEGLNADGTPVGLGTQLGDPAISNGGDGTAKPSNTLSDKDLEPMYNDEYMIGYQAAINDDWSWGIKATYRVLGNQIDDGSYIFKDENGEYLGENWFLFNPGNGATFNFDLDGDGTTEEYSFSAQELGYPEAKRKYASVDLTLEKTWDQVWSLKALYTWSHNYGNTEGFVKSDNGQDDAGLTQDWDYPYLMDGANGNLPADRRHNIKIYGAFAVTEDFLIGANVNIASGRPWTALGQGYTPDPDQYDYGDTYYVGDKRFPRGSMGTTPWTARLDLNFTYNLRFNDQKIRLAMDVFNVFDAATETRYDEAAEVAANDDNATFGLAQSYQSPRRIQLSASYDF; from the coding sequence ATGAACCATAATTTTACTAAGACATTTAAGCGCTCATTCACTGCTGCAGCAGTTGCTATGACATTAAGTGCTGCAATGCCTGCAATGGCAGATAACGTTAACGGTGCTATTAAAGGTACCTTAACAACTCAGTCAGGTGTTTCATTATCTGGAGCAACAATTACAATAACGGACAGTACTAAAGGCTATTCAAAAACATTAACTGCTGATGCAAATGGTGAGTTTGATCTTAAGCAAGTACCTGTTGGTAAGTACGACATTACAGTTTCTCAATCTGGTTTTGACCAAGCCCAAGTTAAAGGTGTTGTTATTGGTGTAGGTAAAACAGCTCTAATGGAAATACCTTTAACAGCTGGTAATATTGAGCGAATCGCTGTAGTTGGTGGCTCAATCAGAGCAATCGATGTATCTGTTTCAGAGTCTTCATTAAATATTAGTTCTGAAGAACTAGAACTTTTACCAATATCTCGCTCTGTAACTTCAGTAGCATTGCTTGCGCCTGGCGCAACTGAAGGGGACAGTCGTTTTGGCGACCAAGCTTCATTTGGTGGTGCTTCTGTAGCTGAAAATGCTTATTACGTAAATGGTCTAAATATGACTAATTTCCGTAATGGTCTTGGCGGTGCAACAATTCCATTCACTGCTTACGATAGCTTCCAAGTTAAAACGGGTGGTTATTCTGCCGAGTTCGGGCGTACTACAGGCGGGTTAATCTCATCAGTTACTAAATCTGGTTCTAATGATTTTCACTTTGGTGTTGAAACGATTTATTCATCTGACTCGTTAAGTGAGCAAGCTCCTAACTCACTTTACAAACAAAATGATCGTTGTGAAGACACTGATGGTCACTGTATAGGCGATTTATACGTAAATAACCAAGACGACTACGACAATTCATTTGAAACAAGTATTTATGCTTCAGGTGCGATAGTTGAAGATACATTATTCTTCTATGGTATTTACACTGCAAGAGATAATGACTACGAATACGGTAATGCATCTCAAACAGATTTAGCAGTTGAAAAAGATGATGACCCATATTACCTAGCTCGTTTTGATTGGAATATTAACGAAGATCACCAATTAATGCTTTGGGGTTTCAGTGATAAGCGTACTTATTCAGAAAGAACGATTGAAGACCCAAATGGAAATGGTAATTATACTGAAGATGCTGGTATTGCATATCATCAACGTGGTGGCGAAAGTTTTGCTCTTCGCTATACAGGTAATCTTACTGATGATTTAAGTATGTCAGCAATGTACGGTGAAGTTAAATTTTCAGAAACGGATTATTCAGATTATGATGATTGCCCTACGGGCATAGATGCTGATTTAGGTGAGGATACTACGTGCTATGTTAACTTTAATGTAACTGAAAATGAAGATAAGCGTGAGCAGTTACGAATAGATTTTGATTGGTATATTAATGATGAGCATAGCATTAAATTTGGTTATGATTCTGAAACAAATACAGCTAATGCAATAAAGACGAATTCAGGCGGTGTTTACTATCGCTATGAAACCTTTTCAGAAGGTGGCAGGTTACCTAATGGCTATGTCTTACCTGCAGATATGAAAACAACACGTGTACGTGATTATAAAAGTGGTGGCGAATTCGAAGTTGAAAACTGGGCAATTTATATCGAAGATCAGTGGTCAGTAACAGAAGACATTACCCTGACGCTAGGCCTACGTAATGATAGCTTTACTAACTATAATGCTGATGGTGATGAATTTGTTGCTATCGATAACCAAATTGCTCCTCGTTTAGGTGGTTCTTGGGATATTAATGGCGATGGCGACAGTAAGTTGTTTTTTACCGCAGGTCGTTATTACCTACCAGTAGCTGCTAATACAAATATTCGTTTAGCTGGTGCAGAAACATTTATAAGTACATGGTATGAATATGAAGGTTTAAATGCTGATGGTACCCCTGTAGGTTTAGGTACTCAGCTAGGTGACCCTGCTATTTCTAATGGTGGTGACGGCACTGCAAAACCATCTAATACCTTATCTGATAAAGATCTTGAACCAATGTATAACGATGAGTATATGATTGGTTATCAAGCAGCAATTAATGATGATTGGTCATGGGGTATCAAGGCAACTTACCGTGTTCTAGGTAATCAAATTGATGATGGCTCATACATCTTTAAGGATGAAAATGGTGAGTACTTAGGCGAAAACTGGTTCTTATTTAATCCTGGTAATGGCGCTACTTTCAATTTCGATCTTGATGGTGACGGCACCACTGAAGAATATAGCTTTAGTGCACAAGAGTTAGGTTACCCGGAAGCTAAGCGTAAATACGCATCAGTTGACTTAACATTAGAGAAAACTTGGGATCAGGTTTGGTCTTTAAAAGCGCTATACACATGGTCTCACAATTACGGTAATACAGAAGGTTTTGTTAAATCTGATAATGGTCAAGATGATGCTGGTCTTACGCAAGATTGGGATTACCCTTATTTAATGGATGGTGCTAATGGTAATCTACCTGCAGATCGTCGTCATAATATTAAAATTTATGGTGCTTTCGCTGTTACGGAAGACTTCTTAATTGGTGCTAATGTTAATATCGCATCGGGGCGTCCTTGGACTGCTTTAGGTCAAGGTTATACTCCAGACCCTGATCAATATGACTACGGCGATACTTACTATGTAGGTGACAAACGTTTCCCTCGTGGTAGCATGGGTACTACACCATGGACAGCACGTTTAGATCTTAACTTTACTTATAACCTTCGCTTTAACGATCAGAAAATTCGTTTAGCTATGGATGTATTTAACGTATTTGATGCTGCTACTGAAACTCGTTACGATGAAGCAGCTGAAGTTGCAGCAAACGATGATAATGCTACATTTGGTTTAGCTCAGTCTTACCAATCACCACGTAGAATTCAATTGTCAGCGTCTTACGATTTTTAA
- a CDS encoding glucan 1,4-alpha-glucosidase, whose amino-acid sequence MKKYNLITTALLTLGLTACGAQNTNNENIDATVSAAPGAPGAEPYWAYAGKTGIGTSFEQYQNGQYNNNAATGEVSKVWFSIAKGMITETMFGLIHQAQIKDMQFVVTGKDFTVTEADDLDVTIDYLHKDDKGRPLSLAYKVTSTDKKGRFTLEKHIFTDPDGQTLFVRSIFNTSLKGVKAYVAVNPYINNNGLGDFAKTTEQGLVAWEDDNFLTLQSSTPFKMQSVGFTGVSDGITSLKKQHTLSKKYSNTGDKAGNVTLLAELGNIDSNTTFDLALSFGKTQQQSQQQGAQSLSKGYQNVLDAYNGKGEALGWEDYLQSLEPLNTMVKQTADDGKLLYTSAMVLKAQEDKTNAGALIASLSNPWGETVSAKEGSTGYKAVWVRDFYQVAMAFMALGDTATAKTAFEYLEKVQVTSKTPGNNGDTGWFLQKTHVDGELEWVGVQLDQTAMPIMLAWKLHQANVLSDNELKDWYARMLKPAADFLVDGGRAKILWNDMQITPPATQQERWEEQSGYSPSTTAAVVAGLITASDIATLSGDTQNADRYLATAKKYNSNIESQMFTTEGNLKGDSTDGEYFIRIGQDTDANSNTKINANNGREGFNKKQILDGGFLELVRYGVRSANDSSIVKTLPEYDDETLEDNLQVKYSFNFTDGSGTFAGYRRYGNDGYGEDETTGTNYAESGSNTPGQRGRVWPFFTGERGHYEIAAANANNTLDDAKQADIKNSYVKGLEQFANSGMMLPEQVWDGVGVNKAGYELGEGTNSATPLAWTHAEYIKLVRSLSDKQVWDYYPVVAESLN is encoded by the coding sequence ATGAAAAAATATAACCTTATTACTACCGCTCTTTTAACTTTGGGCTTAACAGCCTGTGGTGCACAAAATACGAATAACGAAAATATTGACGCTACAGTTTCAGCAGCTCCTGGCGCACCAGGTGCTGAACCATATTGGGCTTACGCGGGTAAAACCGGAATTGGTACTTCTTTTGAGCAATACCAAAACGGCCAATATAATAACAATGCTGCGACAGGTGAAGTATCAAAAGTATGGTTTTCAATTGCCAAAGGTATGATCACCGAAACTATGTTTGGACTCATTCACCAAGCTCAAATTAAAGATATGCAGTTTGTAGTAACCGGTAAAGATTTTACAGTCACTGAAGCTGACGACTTAGACGTTACAATTGATTACTTACATAAAGACGATAAAGGCAGACCACTATCGCTTGCTTACAAAGTAACAAGTACAGATAAGAAAGGGCGTTTTACCCTCGAAAAACACATATTCACCGACCCTGACGGACAAACATTGTTTGTACGCAGTATTTTTAATACATCACTTAAAGGCGTGAAAGCGTATGTTGCTGTTAATCCTTATATAAACAACAACGGCTTAGGTGATTTTGCAAAAACCACTGAGCAAGGCTTAGTAGCATGGGAAGATGATAATTTTTTAACGTTGCAATCATCTACGCCATTCAAAATGCAAAGTGTAGGCTTTACAGGTGTGAGCGATGGCATCACCTCACTTAAAAAACAACACACACTAAGCAAAAAATATTCAAACACCGGCGATAAGGCCGGTAATGTCACTCTGCTGGCAGAGCTTGGTAATATCGATAGTAATACCACATTTGATTTAGCACTAAGCTTTGGTAAAACGCAGCAGCAAAGCCAGCAACAAGGTGCACAGAGCTTATCTAAAGGTTATCAAAATGTGCTTGATGCCTACAACGGTAAAGGTGAAGCGCTAGGCTGGGAAGATTATTTACAAAGCCTTGAACCATTAAATACAATGGTTAAGCAAACAGCCGATGACGGTAAATTGCTTTACACCAGTGCAATGGTACTAAAAGCGCAAGAAGACAAAACTAATGCGGGTGCGCTCATTGCCTCACTTTCTAATCCTTGGGGTGAAACTGTTTCAGCCAAAGAGGGTTCGACTGGTTACAAAGCAGTATGGGTTCGTGATTTTTATCAAGTAGCTATGGCATTTATGGCCTTAGGCGATACAGCGACTGCAAAAACGGCCTTCGAATACCTTGAAAAAGTACAAGTTACTAGCAAAACCCCGGGTAACAATGGTGATACAGGATGGTTTTTACAAAAAACACATGTTGATGGTGAACTTGAATGGGTAGGGGTACAGCTAGATCAAACGGCTATGCCAATTATGCTTGCGTGGAAGTTACATCAAGCAAACGTACTCAGTGATAACGAACTTAAAGATTGGTACGCACGCATGCTAAAACCGGCAGCTGACTTTTTAGTTGATGGCGGAAGAGCTAAAATTTTATGGAACGACATGCAAATCACTCCACCTGCAACACAGCAAGAGCGCTGGGAAGAGCAAAGTGGTTATTCTCCCTCTACAACGGCTGCCGTTGTTGCTGGCCTTATAACAGCCAGTGACATAGCAACACTCAGTGGTGATACTCAAAATGCAGATCGTTATTTAGCAACGGCTAAAAAGTACAACAGTAATATAGAATCGCAAATGTTTACCACCGAAGGTAATTTAAAAGGCGATAGCACCGATGGCGAGTATTTTATTCGTATCGGTCAAGACACCGACGCTAACTCTAATACTAAAATTAACGCCAACAATGGCCGTGAAGGTTTTAACAAAAAGCAGATTTTAGACGGTGGTTTTTTAGAATTAGTCCGCTATGGAGTAAGAAGTGCCAACGATTCAAGTATAGTTAAAACCCTGCCTGAGTATGACGACGAAACGCTTGAAGATAACTTACAAGTTAAATACAGCTTTAACTTTACCGATGGTAGCGGCACATTTGCAGGCTATCGCCGTTATGGCAACGACGGTTACGGTGAAGATGAAACCACAGGTACTAATTACGCCGAAAGCGGGAGCAATACGCCAGGCCAACGTGGTCGTGTATGGCCATTTTTTACAGGCGAACGCGGACACTATGAAATAGCGGCCGCAAACGCAAATAATACGCTAGATGATGCAAAACAAGCGGACATTAAAAATAGTTACGTAAAAGGGCTAGAGCAATTTGCTAATAGCGGAATGATGCTACCTGAGCAAGTATGGGATGGCGTTGGCGTAAATAAAGCAGGTTATGAATTAGGCGAGGGCACAAACTCAGCAACACCTCTGGCTTGGACACACGCAGAATACATCAAGCTTGTACGCTCACTCAGTGATAAACAAGTTTGGGACTATTATCCGGTGGTTGCCGAGTCTCTTAATTAG
- a CDS encoding MFS transporter — MNNQNNNYDSNKPNLSFWQIWNMCFGFLGIQFGFALQNGNVSRIFQTLGAQVDDIPILWVAAPLTGLIVQPIIGYWSDKTWGRFGRRRPFFFIGAVLTTISLFIMPHSPTLWIAAGMLWIMDASINVTMEPFRALVGDNLPEKQRATGYGLQSFFIGIGAVLASALPWMMTNWFDVSNTAAPGQIPESVKYSFYWGGVVLLVAVLWTVMRTKEYSPEQLAAFENHTAKPTNTALVDINFNKGAIIFVVLGLATLALVMGLSLEKELYLLAGGLLAFGIVQWIASALKAANKIQGGFYQVVQDVFTMPEAMKQLAWVQFFSWFTLFAMWIYTTAAVTSFHYGSSDATSKAFNDGADWVGILFAAYNGFAAIAAMCIPFLVKKMGLKGAHCFNLLLGALGLASFMFITDPKMLLIPMIGVGFAWASILSLPYAMLSNALPSNKMGVYMGIFNFFIVIPQLLAASILGLILRHVFSNQPIYALLIGAASFVVAAIAVMRVKNSN; from the coding sequence ATGAATAATCAAAATAATAATTATGACAGCAACAAACCAAATCTAAGTTTCTGGCAAATATGGAATATGTGCTTTGGCTTTTTAGGTATTCAATTTGGTTTTGCACTACAAAACGGCAATGTGAGCCGTATTTTTCAAACCCTAGGCGCACAAGTGGATGATATTCCTATTTTATGGGTTGCAGCACCGCTAACGGGCTTAATAGTGCAACCAATAATTGGTTATTGGAGTGATAAAACATGGGGGCGTTTTGGTCGTCGTCGTCCATTCTTTTTCATAGGGGCGGTACTTACTACTATTTCACTCTTTATCATGCCGCATTCACCAACCCTTTGGATTGCTGCAGGTATGTTATGGATTATGGATGCCTCAATCAATGTCACTATGGAACCTTTTAGAGCACTTGTAGGCGATAACCTGCCAGAAAAACAACGTGCTACGGGCTATGGCTTGCAAAGCTTTTTTATTGGTATTGGTGCGGTATTAGCCTCAGCGCTACCATGGATGATGACCAATTGGTTTGACGTAAGTAATACCGCTGCGCCAGGGCAAATCCCTGAATCTGTTAAATATTCATTTTATTGGGGTGGGGTCGTATTGCTAGTCGCAGTTCTTTGGACAGTTATGCGAACCAAAGAATATAGCCCTGAGCAATTAGCTGCTTTTGAAAACCACACTGCCAAACCGACTAACACAGCATTAGTAGATATCAACTTCAATAAAGGTGCCATTATTTTTGTGGTGCTAGGTTTAGCAACCCTTGCATTAGTAATGGGTTTATCGCTTGAAAAAGAGTTATACCTACTTGCTGGTGGCTTACTAGCGTTTGGTATTGTGCAGTGGATAGCAAGCGCATTAAAGGCTGCTAACAAAATACAAGGCGGTTTTTACCAAGTAGTACAAGATGTATTTACCATGCCAGAGGCAATGAAGCAGCTTGCTTGGGTGCAGTTTTTTAGCTGGTTTACGTTGTTTGCTATGTGGATATACACCACAGCCGCAGTAACAAGCTTTCATTACGGCAGCAGTGATGCAACAAGTAAAGCCTTTAACGATGGGGCTGATTGGGTCGGTATTTTATTTGCAGCTTACAATGGCTTTGCGGCTATTGCCGCTATGTGTATTCCATTCTTAGTTAAAAAGATGGGCTTAAAAGGCGCACATTGCTTTAACTTATTACTAGGCGCATTGGGCCTTGCGAGCTTTATGTTTATAACAGATCCAAAAATGCTTCTTATTCCAATGATAGGCGTTGGCTTTGCATGGGCTTCTATTTTATCGCTTCCTTATGCAATGTTAAGTAACGCACTACCGAGTAATAAAATGGGCGTGTATATGGGTATTTTTAACTTCTTTATTGTTATACCGCAATTGCTTGCTGCTAGTATTTTAGGGCTTATTTTACGCCACGTATTTTCTAACCAGCCTATTTACGCATTATTAATTGGTGCTGCATCATTCGTTGTTGCTGCGATTGCTGTAATGCGCGTTAAAAATTCAAACTAA
- a CDS encoding alpha-amylase family glycosyl hydrolase, with protein sequence MKKSVYVPALLCSALITSACSDNNETEQQQAPKQAQNELTKPVVYQVFTRLFGNTQTANVPWGTKEQNGVGKFADFNDAALKGIKELGTTHVWYTGVLHHALVGDYTEYGITQDDPDVVKGRAGSPYAIKDYYDVNPDLAINVTNRMGEFSDLIERTHEHGMKVVIDIVPNHVARNYKSVAKPKGIKDFGEQDDTSKEYDKNNNFYYVPGQSFQVPTSQSYTVLGGNTHPLADGFFDETPAKWTGNGARAPKPDINDWYETVRVNYGVKPDGSYDFPVLPKELENQDYRAHYAFWQNKELPNSWYKFRDITLYWLDKGVDGFRYDMAEMVPVEFWSFLNSSIKMQKPDAFLLAEVYNPQMYRAYIQQGKMDYLYDKVGFYDTLKAIMQGKQAANTIFAAQSQVADIEAHMLHFLENHDEQRIASPDFAGDARWGKPAMVVSSLMSRAPTLLYFAQDVGEDGSENAGFGTSTRTSIFDYIGVPAHQAWMNNGKFDGANLSSEQASLRDYYKSIMALNSLPAVVGGTMSELSLSNSERVVGFVRSLGQQSVYVFSNFSEEPQTVLINLTPEQANTFERNKPLHDLLEQNTVKIITDKEVTKLMLSLDAFSSAVLTNKANHE encoded by the coding sequence ATGAAAAAATCAGTTTATGTACCCGCATTACTGTGTAGCGCACTTATAACAAGTGCGTGCTCAGACAATAATGAAACCGAACAACAGCAAGCGCCTAAACAGGCGCAAAATGAGTTAACAAAGCCTGTTGTATACCAAGTATTTACACGCTTATTTGGTAACACACAGACCGCGAATGTGCCCTGGGGTACAAAAGAGCAAAATGGCGTAGGTAAATTTGCCGACTTTAACGATGCTGCACTTAAAGGTATTAAAGAATTGGGTACGACCCATGTTTGGTATACCGGTGTTTTACATCATGCGCTAGTGGGCGATTATACCGAGTATGGGATTACGCAAGACGACCCTGATGTAGTTAAAGGCCGTGCAGGTTCACCTTATGCAATAAAAGATTACTACGACGTAAACCCAGATTTAGCCATAAATGTGACTAATAGAATGGGTGAGTTTAGTGATCTGATTGAGCGCACTCATGAGCATGGCATGAAAGTGGTTATAGATATTGTACCTAACCATGTGGCTCGTAATTATAAATCAGTAGCAAAACCCAAAGGAATAAAAGACTTTGGTGAGCAAGACGACACCAGCAAAGAGTACGATAAAAATAATAACTTTTATTATGTACCAGGTCAGTCTTTTCAGGTTCCAACATCACAAAGCTATACAGTTTTAGGGGGTAATACTCACCCTTTAGCTGACGGTTTTTTTGATGAAACGCCAGCGAAATGGACGGGGAATGGCGCGCGTGCACCCAAGCCAGATATTAACGATTGGTACGAAACCGTAAGAGTGAATTATGGCGTTAAGCCTGATGGCAGCTATGACTTTCCTGTATTACCTAAAGAGTTAGAAAACCAAGATTATCGCGCTCATTATGCGTTTTGGCAAAATAAGGAACTGCCTAATAGCTGGTATAAATTTAGAGATATCACTCTTTACTGGCTTGATAAAGGCGTTGATGGTTTTAGGTACGATATGGCCGAAATGGTGCCGGTTGAATTTTGGAGCTTTTTAAATTCATCAATAAAAATGCAAAAGCCCGATGCGTTTTTATTGGCTGAAGTTTACAACCCACAAATGTACAGAGCGTATATTCAGCAAGGAAAAATGGATTACTTGTATGACAAAGTCGGCTTTTACGACACATTAAAAGCCATTATGCAGGGTAAGCAAGCGGCTAATACTATTTTTGCAGCCCAAAGCCAAGTGGCTGATATTGAAGCGCACATGCTGCACTTTTTAGAAAATCACGACGAACAACGCATTGCTAGCCCTGATTTTGCAGGTGATGCACGCTGGGGGAAACCAGCAATGGTCGTTTCTAGCTTAATGAGTCGCGCACCTACTTTATTATATTTTGCCCAAGATGTGGGGGAGGACGGATCTGAAAACGCAGGTTTTGGCACATCTACTCGCACCAGTATTTTTGACTATATTGGTGTACCAGCGCATCAAGCATGGATGAACAACGGCAAATTCGACGGCGCTAACTTATCGAGCGAGCAAGCATCACTTCGTGATTATTATAAATCAATAATGGCTCTTAATAGTTTGCCCGCTGTTGTAGGTGGAACCATGTCAGAGCTTTCACTTAGCAATAGCGAACGCGTTGTTGGTTTTGTACGCTCGCTGGGACAGCAATCTGTTTATGTTTTTAGTAATTTTAGTGAGGAGCCACAAACGGTATTAATTAATTTAACACCAGAGCAAGCAAATACCTTTGAGCGAAATAAACCGCTACACGACTTACTTGAACAAAACACGGTAAAGATCATCACTGACAAAGAAGTTACAAAGCTTATGCTTTCGCTAGATGCATTTAGTAGCGCAGTTTTAACTAATAAGGCTAATCATGAATAA
- a CDS encoding glycoside hydrolase family 13 protein, with protein MRFLNTLLLVSACSLPSFSYALNVEPANWWVGMNKNNITVLVHEQNIANEEFKLDKYKGVELNNVTRTDNPNYAFLHLNISDNAKAGTLKFNSTNTAHSFEFPLFTRDKNSAQRQGFTSADALYLINPDRFVNGDSTNDTVKSMLEAVNPGFKGGRHGGDIQGVINALPYLNNLGVTQLWLTPVLENNMPDYSYHGYAITDFYNVDPRMGSNNLYKTLSIKAKEQGIGLVMDMVLNHFGAEHPWMKDKPTQDWINFNGQFENGKNATSHARQTIQDPHASNYDKRQFSDGWFVASMPDLNQRQPLLNEYLIQNAIWWIEYADLSGIRVDTYSYSDKAFLSDWTKAIMDEYPHFNIVGEEWTSNPAIASYWQRGKVNQDGYVSSLPSVMDFSLQEAVIRALNEDEGWSTGWVKVYQSLANDFLYPDTNNIMVFADNHDMSRVYTELGQDLAKTKMAMTLFLTTRGIAQIYYGTEILLDNTPSKDHGDIRIDFPGGFKNQNANAFTGVGLSKDQRDMHETISTLLNFRKQSPALAKGKLVHFSPNNGVYSYARVSDTQTVLVFMNKNKVTQKHNLDYMQEVIPKNANAQALFTQHTFKLTNSINLEPMTATVLVINTP; from the coding sequence ATGCGATTTTTAAACACACTTTTACTAGTAAGCGCATGTAGCTTACCAAGCTTTAGTTATGCACTTAATGTAGAGCCTGCCAATTGGTGGGTCGGAATGAATAAAAATAACATTACAGTACTCGTGCATGAGCAAAATATAGCTAACGAAGAATTTAAATTAGATAAGTATAAAGGGGTTGAACTTAATAACGTAACACGTACCGACAACCCTAATTATGCTTTCCTTCATTTAAATATTAGCGATAACGCCAAAGCAGGAACGCTCAAGTTTAACAGCACTAATACAGCGCATAGCTTTGAGTTTCCTTTATTTACCCGAGATAAAAATAGCGCGCAACGCCAAGGTTTCACAAGTGCAGATGCTTTATATTTAATTAACCCAGATCGCTTTGTAAATGGCGACTCCACAAATGACACCGTTAAAAGCATGCTAGAAGCTGTAAATCCAGGTTTTAAAGGCGGGCGACATGGAGGGGATATTCAAGGTGTTATTAACGCATTACCGTATTTAAATAATTTAGGTGTAACACAGCTTTGGCTTACTCCAGTGCTTGAAAACAACATGCCAGATTACTCTTATCATGGTTACGCGATTACAGACTTTTACAACGTTGATCCGCGAATGGGATCAAATAATTTATACAAAACGTTATCAATAAAGGCTAAAGAGCAGGGCATTGGGCTTGTTATGGATATGGTGCTTAATCACTTTGGTGCTGAGCACCCGTGGATGAAGGATAAACCAACTCAAGATTGGATTAACTTTAATGGGCAGTTTGAAAATGGCAAAAATGCCACAAGCCATGCGCGCCAAACAATTCAAGATCCACACGCAAGTAACTACGATAAACGCCAGTTTAGCGATGGTTGGTTTGTCGCTAGCATGCCCGATTTAAACCAGCGCCAACCATTATTAAATGAGTATTTAATTCAAAATGCAATTTGGTGGATTGAATACGCAGATTTAAGCGGTATTAGAGTTGATACTTACTCTTACTCAGATAAAGCGTTTTTAAGTGATTGGACCAAGGCCATTATGGATGAATACCCACACTTTAATATTGTTGGCGAAGAGTGGACTTCAAACCCTGCAATAGCGTCGTATTGGCAGCGCGGTAAAGTAAATCAAGATGGGTATGTGTCAAGCTTACCCAGTGTGATGGACTTTTCGTTGCAAGAGGCGGTAATTCGAGCTTTAAATGAAGATGAGGGTTGGAGCACAGGCTGGGTTAAAGTATATCAGTCATTAGCTAACGATTTTTTATACCCAGACACCAATAACATTATGGTGTTTGCTGATAACCACGATATGAGCCGTGTATATACGGAGCTTGGGCAAGACTTAGCTAAAACTAAAATGGCGATGACTTTGTTTTTAACAACGCGCGGCATTGCTCAAATATATTATGGAACCGAAATATTATTGGATAATACGCCGAGTAAAGATCATGGTGATATACGCATTGATTTTCCAGGTGGGTTCAAAAATCAAAACGCTAATGCGTTTACTGGAGTCGGGTTAAGTAAAGATCAGCGCGATATGCACGAAACTATAAGCACGCTACTTAACTTTAGAAAGCAAAGCCCGGCGCTTGCAAAGGGTAAGCTCGTTCATTTCAGTCCGAACAATGGTGTTTATAGTTATGCTCGCGTTAGTGATACGCAAACAGTATTAGTTTTTATGAATAAAAACAAAGTAACACAAAAGCATAATCTTGATTACATGCAAGAAGTTATACCAAAAAATGCCAATGCGCAGGCATTATTCACACAACACACTTTTAAACTAACTAACAGTATTAACTTAGAGCCAATGACTGCTACGGTATTAGTGATTAATACGCCGTGA